One stretch of Akkermansia sp. RCC_12PD DNA includes these proteins:
- a CDS encoding sugar O-acetyltransferase: MKTELEKCMAGEWYDCHDKVFLEFKSKTHRLLMKYNSLPYDRKEEKYEVLKEMFGSIGTKVSIGHSFICDYGCNIHIGNNVTVNTGCTFVDCNKITIGNNVLIAPNVQIYTATHPVDLNERLAPVETDDGVDYIRRTFALPVMIEDGCWIGGGVIILPGITIGKGSVIGAGSVVTKNIPPDSLAAGNPCKVIRKINGNPGQ, encoded by the coding sequence ATGAAGACCGAATTGGAAAAATGCATGGCGGGTGAATGGTATGATTGCCATGACAAGGTGTTTCTCGAATTCAAGAGCAAAACCCACCGCCTGTTGATGAAGTACAATTCCCTGCCTTATGACCGGAAGGAGGAAAAATACGAGGTGCTGAAGGAAATGTTCGGCAGCATCGGAACCAAAGTCTCCATCGGCCACTCGTTCATCTGCGACTACGGCTGCAACATCCACATCGGGAACAATGTCACGGTCAATACGGGATGCACCTTCGTGGACTGCAACAAAATCACCATCGGGAACAATGTCCTGATAGCCCCGAACGTCCAAATATATACGGCTACGCATCCCGTTGATCTGAATGAACGCCTCGCCCCTGTTGAAACGGATGACGGCGTTGACTACATACGCCGTACATTCGCCCTCCCGGTGATGATAGAAGACGGCTGCTGGATCGGGGGCGGTGTCATTATTCTGCCCGGAATCACGATTGGAAAAGGCAGCGTCATCGGCGCCGGCAGCGTGGTCACCAAAAACATTCCGCCCGACAGCCTGGCCGCCGGGAATCCCTGCAAAGTTATCCGTAAAATCAACGGGAACCCCGGACAATGA
- a CDS encoding HAD hydrolase-like protein, protein MIKLIAFDLDGTIGETIPMCIKAFKQAVSPYAGHVLSEREIVQTFGLNEEGMIKMVAGEKWQEALHDFYPIYERMHEECPKPYEDICELIKTLRAAGILVALITGKGEKSCMITLEKFGMQNLFCSIKTGSEDKPNKAEAITELLHFYQLNEEEFCYVGDTVSDVAACRTAGVTCLSAAWSAGADVTALKEANPSKVFSSVQDLLRFLC, encoded by the coding sequence ATGATTAAATTGATAGCATTTGATCTGGACGGCACGATAGGGGAAACAATCCCCATGTGCATCAAGGCGTTCAAGCAGGCGGTTTCACCATACGCGGGCCATGTGCTGAGCGAACGGGAAATTGTGCAGACCTTCGGCTTGAATGAAGAGGGAATGATCAAAATGGTTGCCGGGGAAAAATGGCAGGAGGCGCTTCATGACTTTTATCCGATTTATGAAAGGATGCATGAGGAATGCCCCAAACCCTATGAGGACATTTGTGAATTGATAAAAACGCTGCGGGCCGCTGGAATACTGGTTGCCCTGATCACAGGCAAGGGAGAAAAAAGCTGCATGATCACGCTTGAAAAATTCGGCATGCAGAACCTGTTCTGTTCCATCAAGACAGGATCGGAAGACAAGCCGAACAAGGCGGAAGCCATCACGGAACTGCTGCACTTTTACCAACTCAACGAAGAGGAATTCTGTTATGTGGGAGACACGGTCTCCGATGTCGCCGCATGCAGAACCGCGGGCGTAACCTGCCTGTCCGCCGCCTGGAGCGCAGGCGCAGACGTTACCGCCTTGAAAGAGGCCAACCCTTCCAAGGTATTTTCCAGTGTCCAAGACCTGTTGCGTTTTTTGTGTTGA
- a CDS encoding AEC family transporter, with the protein MDTSSIIVASFLSTIPVYLFFATGFYLRHKQVIQADHDAPIMRLAMDVAYPCLVFHSIMKYMVLSGNETLSSVAFSLQAIGAGALELLLGIAAAWLVAKMLRMRIGTGLRTFTLTAGVQNYAFFVIPIIQMLFTASNDPTLGVLFVHNVGCELVVWSIGVIIIAGGPGNLNMGVFFRGPLLAVIVGLTLAWSGLGAYVAQAPLMKALEMIGNCATPLCLILFGCSMRDLWHNMKWEPKPIVCGLLTRLGLAPALLLLMAYFLPVDDYIKRVIVIQAAIPSAVIPVILAKRFGGHPDLGTQILLTTTVASFLTLPCWLTLGSMLVVPLY; encoded by the coding sequence ATGGACACCAGCTCCATCATCGTCGCCTCCTTTCTCTCCACTATTCCCGTTTACCTCTTCTTTGCCACGGGGTTTTACCTGCGGCACAAGCAGGTTATTCAGGCGGACCACGACGCCCCCATCATGCGGCTGGCCATGGACGTAGCCTATCCGTGCCTGGTCTTTCACAGCATCATGAAATACATGGTGCTCTCCGGCAATGAAACGCTCAGCAGCGTCGCCTTCTCCCTCCAGGCCATAGGCGCTGGCGCTTTGGAGCTCCTGCTCGGCATTGCGGCGGCATGGCTGGTAGCCAAAATGCTCCGCATGCGCATCGGCACCGGTCTGCGCACCTTCACCCTGACGGCAGGGGTGCAGAACTACGCTTTCTTCGTCATCCCCATCATCCAGATGCTGTTCACGGCCAGCAATGACCCCACGCTGGGCGTTCTCTTCGTCCACAACGTGGGGTGTGAACTGGTGGTTTGGAGCATTGGCGTCATCATCATTGCCGGAGGTCCCGGCAACCTGAACATGGGCGTCTTCTTCCGCGGTCCCCTGCTGGCTGTCATCGTAGGCCTGACACTCGCATGGTCCGGCCTAGGAGCCTACGTCGCCCAAGCGCCCCTGATGAAAGCCCTGGAAATGATCGGCAACTGCGCCACCCCCCTCTGCCTCATCCTGTTTGGCTGTTCCATGCGGGACCTGTGGCACAACATGAAATGGGAGCCCAAGCCTATCGTCTGCGGCCTTCTGACGCGCCTGGGACTGGCCCCGGCCCTGCTCCTGCTCATGGCGTACTTCCTTCCGGTTGACGACTACATCAAGCGGGTAATCGTCATCCAGGCGGCCATTCCCTCCGCTGTCATTCCGGTCATTCTGGCCAAACGGTTCGGCGGCCATCCGGACCTGGGCACGCAAATCCTGCTGACCACCACCGTAGCCTCCTTCCTGACACTGCCCTGCTGGCTCACCCTGGGGTCCATGCTGGTGGTTCCCTTATATTGA